ATAGACAGAGCTAATAACAATTATTAGTTAGCATTTATAGATATTTATAGATAGAAGGATAATCCTGTGAATCCGATAAAGAAAACATTTCAATTTGGTGATCAGACAGTCACTATGGAAACTGGTCGTATAGCAAGACAGGCTAGTGGTGCAGTGATGGTCACAATTGGTCAGCTAGCTGTGCTTACCACTGTTGTTGCTGCAAAAACGGCTCAAGATGGCCAGGATTTTTTTCCGCTATCTGTTCATTACCAGGAAAAAATGTATGCAGCTGGCAGAATTCCTGGTGGCTTTCATAAGCGTGAAGGTCGTCCAAGTGAAAAAGAAACCTTAACGTCTCGACTAATTGATCGTCCTATTCGTCCTTTATTTCCTAAAGGCTTTATGAATGAAGTACAAGTTATTTGTACAGTGGTTTCAACTGATAAAAAACAAGATCCAGATATCGCTGCATTGATTGGTACTTCCGCTGCTTTAGCATTATCTGGAGTGCCATTTAATGGTCCAATTGGTGCTGCTAGAGTGGGTTTTGTTGAAGAGCGTGGGTATATTTTAAACCCAACTTATCAAGATCTTGAGCAATCAGAATTAGACATGGTAGTGGCTGGTACTTCAGAAGCCGTATTAATGGTTGAGTCTGAAGCTGAAGAACTCACCGAAGATGAAATGCTTGGAGCAGTGCTTTTTGCCCATCAAGAATATCAAACTGCTATTCAAGCAATTAAAGAGTTTGTAGAAGCAGCACAAGTAACTCCATGGGAGTGGCAGCCTGCTGAAGAAAATACTGCTTTAATTGAAGCGATTAAAGCTGACTTTGAACAATCAATTGCAGAAGCTTATAAAATCACCGAAAAAATGCAGCGTTATGATCGCTTAACTAATTTACGTGATCAAGCAGTAGAAAAACATGCTAATGAGGAAGCTGGTGTTACAGTGAATGCAGTAACTGCAGCCTTTGCTTCGATAGAGAAAAAGTCGGTAAGACAAAGTGTGGTAAACGGTTTACCAAGAATTGATGGACGTGACACTAAAACAGTACGTCCACTGAATGTTGAAGTAGGTGTATTACCTAAAACACATGGCTCTGCTTTATTTACCCGTGGAGAAACGCAGGCATTAGTGGTAACAACTCTTGGCACCACAAGAGATGCACAAATTATCGATTTTCTTGAAGGTGAGAGAAAAGAAAATTTCTTAATGCACTATAACTTCCCTCCTTACTCTGTTGGAGAGTGTGGGCGAATGGGAGGTACTGGACGTCGTGAAATTGGTC
This genomic interval from Spartinivicinus ruber contains the following:
- the pnp gene encoding polyribonucleotide nucleotidyltransferase, translating into MNPIKKTFQFGDQTVTMETGRIARQASGAVMVTIGQLAVLTTVVAAKTAQDGQDFFPLSVHYQEKMYAAGRIPGGFHKREGRPSEKETLTSRLIDRPIRPLFPKGFMNEVQVICTVVSTDKKQDPDIAALIGTSAALALSGVPFNGPIGAARVGFVEERGYILNPTYQDLEQSELDMVVAGTSEAVLMVESEAEELTEDEMLGAVLFAHQEYQTAIQAIKEFVEAAQVTPWEWQPAEENTALIEAIKADFEQSIAEAYKITEKMQRYDRLTNLRDQAVEKHANEEAGVTVNAVTAAFASIEKKSVRQSVVNGLPRIDGRDTKTVRPLNVEVGVLPKTHGSALFTRGETQALVVTTLGTTRDAQIIDFLEGERKENFLMHYNFPPYSVGECGRMGGTGRREIGHGRLARRGIQAMLPKGDEFPYTVRVVSEITESNGSSSMASVCGASLALMDAGVPLKAPVAGIAMGLVKEDDKFAVLTDILGDEDHLGDMDFKVAGTSEGVTALQMDIKIQGITEEIMEVALDQAKDARLHILEEMNKVISKGRTELSEHAPTMLSMKIDSDKIRDVIGKGGATIRSICEETGASVDIDDSGEIKIFADNKEAAKRAEDRVIEITSEAEIGQIYQGKVTRVVDFGAFVSVLPGKEGLVHISQISNQRVEKVSDHLSEGQEVTVKVMDIDNRGRIKLTMKNLETA